In a single window of the Agrobacterium vitis genome:
- the minD gene encoding septum site-determining protein MinD, whose translation MGKVIVVTSGKGGVGKTTSTAALGAALAQRGDKVVVIDFDVGLRNLDLVMGAERRVVYDLVNVIQGDAKLPQALIRDKRVDTLYLLPASQTRDKDNLTPEGVEWVITELKKHFDWVICDSPAGIERGATLAMRHADVAVVVTNPEVSSVRDSDRIIGLLDSKTLKAERGERMEKHLLLTRYDAVRAQRGDMLKVEDVLEILSIPLLGIIPESMDVLKASNIGAPVTLADAKSLPAQAYFEAARRLAGEEIPVSMPEEKRGLFGKIFARRAA comes from the coding sequence ATGGGGAAGGTCATCGTTGTGACATCAGGCAAGGGCGGCGTCGGCAAGACGACCTCCACGGCTGCCCTTGGTGCAGCACTTGCCCAGCGCGGCGACAAGGTTGTCGTCATCGATTTTGATGTCGGTCTGCGCAATCTCGATCTGGTCATGGGCGCTGAGCGCCGGGTGGTCTACGATCTCGTCAATGTCATCCAGGGCGATGCCAAGCTGCCGCAGGCGCTGATCCGCGACAAGCGGGTCGATACGCTGTACCTGCTGCCGGCCTCGCAGACCCGTGACAAGGACAATCTGACTCCCGAAGGCGTGGAATGGGTAATTACCGAGCTGAAAAAGCATTTCGACTGGGTGATCTGCGATAGTCCGGCCGGGATTGAACGCGGCGCGACGCTGGCCATGCGCCACGCCGATGTCGCTGTTGTCGTCACCAACCCCGAAGTGTCTTCGGTGCGCGATTCGGACCGGATCATCGGCCTGCTGGATTCGAAGACCCTGAAGGCCGAACGCGGCGAGCGGATGGAAAAGCACCTGCTGCTGACCCGTTACGATGCCGTCCGCGCCCAGCGCGGCGATATGCTGAAGGTCGAGGATGTCTTGGAAATCCTCTCCATCCCGCTGCTGGGTATCATCCCGGAAAGCATGGATGTGCTGAAAGCCTCGAATATCGGTGCGCCGGTGACGCTGGCCGATGCCAAGAGCCTTCCTGCCCAGGCCTATTTCGAAGCTGCCCGCCGTCTGGCTGGCGAGGAAATTCCGGTTTCCATGCCCGAGGAAAAGCGTGGCCTGTTCGGCAAGATTTTCGCACGGAGGGCCGCATGA
- the minE gene encoding cell division topological specificity factor MinE yields MSIFNLFRRPTSAPMARERLQVLLAHERAAQGSDLVAILREEILAVISKHVQVDADKVRIKVDRDEHVSILEIDVEIPRDAQALAA; encoded by the coding sequence ATGAGCATCTTCAACCTGTTCCGCAGACCAACCTCGGCGCCGATGGCGCGCGAGCGGCTGCAAGTCCTTCTCGCCCACGAACGCGCCGCCCAAGGCTCCGACCTCGTCGCCATCCTGCGCGAGGAAATCCTGGCTGTGATCTCCAAGCACGTCCAGGTCGATGCCGACAAGGTCCGCATCAAGGTTGACCGTGACGAGCACGTGTCGATCCTGGAGATCGACGTAGAAATTCCACGGGATGCTCAAGCGCTGGCGGCTTGA
- a CDS encoding GmrSD restriction endonuclease domain-containing protein — MTNTSFSIDIGLEEKGSDIKISAFDEIPEDDADEGGNDEGSLDLSGGQRQAVMQPKDVPLGVYHTWYKRGKLNLNPDWQRAYVWKGKRPSYLIESILMRLPIPVIFLSRTKEGGLEVIDGVQRLTTVFNFIENKFALTGLDVFKEFNGLRFKDLSQKMQSEIEDAVISCFELSEDTSQDLKFTTFERINTGGMSLNEMEIRNCIYRGKLNSKLADWSKNDDFRNAINMRNLSDRMFDRGLILRFLAFDTIKHDKVTSGIKSFLNRFFETYKDPSDDIIADFDKRFRRAMRNSYTVFGSNAFRLRKSDYKGGGEWASRANAAIFQVISTSLAPYDNVQVSQKADAIMEEYLDILSDQQWLDSVSKSTGDAKK, encoded by the coding sequence ATGACTAATACATCGTTCTCCATCGATATTGGTTTGGAGGAAAAAGGGTCCGATATAAAGATATCGGCATTTGATGAAATACCTGAGGATGATGCAGACGAGGGTGGGAATGATGAAGGGTCGCTTGACTTAAGTGGTGGCCAAAGACAAGCCGTAATGCAGCCAAAGGATGTTCCTCTTGGCGTGTATCATACTTGGTATAAACGCGGAAAACTTAATCTCAATCCTGATTGGCAACGTGCATACGTTTGGAAGGGGAAGCGTCCGTCTTACCTGATAGAGTCAATCTTGATGAGATTGCCTATACCAGTGATATTTTTGTCCCGTACTAAAGAGGGCGGTCTTGAAGTCATAGATGGGGTACAGCGCCTTACGACTGTCTTTAACTTTATAGAAAATAAATTTGCTTTAACGGGATTGGACGTTTTCAAGGAGTTCAATGGTCTGCGATTTAAGGATTTATCTCAAAAGATGCAAAGTGAGATAGAGGACGCGGTTATTAGCTGTTTTGAACTTTCAGAAGATACGTCACAAGATTTAAAATTCACTACGTTTGAGCGAATTAATACGGGTGGCATGTCTCTAAATGAGATGGAAATCAGAAACTGTATATATCGTGGGAAATTGAATTCTAAGCTCGCCGATTGGTCAAAGAATGATGATTTCCGAAATGCGATTAATATGCGAAATCTTTCTGACAGAATGTTTGATAGAGGATTGATACTGCGTTTTTTGGCATTTGATACTATAAAGCATGATAAAGTCACATCCGGGATAAAGTCTTTCCTAAATAGATTTTTCGAAACCTACAAGGATCCGAGCGACGACATCATAGCGGATTTTGATAAGCGCTTTCGTCGTGCGATGCGTAATAGTTATACAGTATTTGGATCTAACGCTTTTCGTTTGAGAAAATCAGACTACAAAGGTGGTGGAGAGTGGGCTTCTAGAGCAAATGCTGCGATTTTTCAAGTAATTTCTACCTCTTTGGCGCCTTATGATAATGTTCAGGTTAGTCAAAAGGCCGATGCGATTATGGAAGAGTATCTGGATATTCTCTCGGATCAGCAGTGGTTGGATTCTGTAAGTAAATCCACTGGCGATGCTAAAAAATAA
- a CDS encoding HNH endonuclease: MDGVEGADSQRIFSARLKKELFDQDRTCAICNNEIKSINDAAVDHVDQYWRGGATIPSNARLAHRACNGARLRSD, encoded by the coding sequence ATGGATGGCGTGGAAGGAGCAGATAGCCAGCGTATATTTTCTGCAAGGCTCAAGAAAGAGCTGTTTGATCAAGATAGAACGTGTGCTATCTGCAACAATGAGATCAAGTCTATAAATGACGCTGCCGTGGATCACGTTGATCAGTATTGGCGTGGTGGGGCGACAATACCTTCTAATGCTCGCTTAGCGCATCGGGCTTGCAATGGTGCCCGTTTAAGGAGCGATTAA
- a CDS encoding AAA family ATPase: MNSFVILSGCSGGGKSTLLSALATKGFATIEEPGRRIVMQEQAGDGKALPWIDMAAFAHRAIAMAQEDRERAASLPGWVFFDRSLIDAAAALKAATGDETQLNALKQQHRYHARVFLTPPWPEIYQQDAERQHDLTAAEEEYQRLLETYPALEYEVIVLPKVSVVERLEFILAMLQHPTER; the protein is encoded by the coding sequence ATGAACAGTTTCGTCATCCTGTCCGGCTGCTCCGGCGGCGGCAAATCCACTTTGCTCTCAGCCCTGGCTACAAAAGGCTTTGCCACCATAGAAGAACCCGGCCGACGCATTGTGATGCAAGAACAGGCCGGAGATGGCAAAGCCCTGCCCTGGATCGACATGGCCGCCTTCGCCCACCGCGCCATTGCCATGGCGCAGGAAGACCGGGAACGCGCAGCATCCCTCCCCGGCTGGGTCTTCTTCGACCGCAGCCTGATCGACGCCGCCGCCGCGCTGAAAGCTGCGACCGGCGATGAGACACAATTGAACGCACTCAAGCAACAACACCGCTACCACGCCCGCGTTTTTCTCACCCCACCTTGGCCGGAGATTTACCAGCAGGATGCGGAGCGTCAGCATGATCTGACCGCAGCAGAGGAAGAATATCAGCGCTTGCTCGAGACCTATCCGGCGCTGGAATATGAGGTGATTGTGTTGCCAAAGGTGAGTGTTGTGGAGCGTCTGGAATTTATCTTGGCAATGCTTCAGCACCCAACCGAAAGGTAA
- a CDS encoding response regulator, which produces MAEPTSPRDIILLVDDSPEALGFLTDALEQSGFSVLIATSGQGALGIVERISPDLILLDAVMPGMDGFETCRQIKANPAVAQVPVIFMTGLSETEHVVHALEVGGVDYLTKPINIDELRARIRVHLANARSAQSARVALDAAGRHLLALRADGSLLWSTPQASRLITTATGREDGLDTVIKAIGDWMQARTATISAAGPATAPNSQPAGASRDAALSLPLENHPALQIAYLGAMAADEYLFRLSAGGQQREDERLRQAFGLTQRESEVLLWIARGKPNRDIGEILGLAARTVNKHLEQIYVKLGVENRASAAVKAAAVLRVE; this is translated from the coding sequence ATGGCTGAACCAACCTCCCCCCGCGATATCATTCTCCTGGTGGATGACAGCCCGGAAGCGCTGGGCTTTTTGACTGACGCATTGGAACAGTCCGGCTTTTCCGTGTTGATTGCCACGTCAGGCCAAGGGGCGCTGGGCATTGTCGAGCGGATCAGCCCGGACCTGATCCTGCTGGATGCGGTTATGCCCGGCATGGATGGGTTCGAGACCTGCCGACAGATCAAGGCCAATCCGGCGGTGGCGCAGGTGCCTGTCATCTTCATGACGGGCCTCAGCGAAACCGAACATGTGGTGCATGCGCTTGAGGTCGGCGGTGTCGATTACCTGACCAAGCCGATCAATATCGATGAGCTGCGCGCCCGCATCCGCGTGCATCTTGCCAATGCCCGGTCCGCGCAAAGCGCCCGTGTCGCGCTGGACGCCGCAGGCCGCCACCTGCTGGCCTTGCGCGCTGATGGCAGCCTGCTGTGGTCCACGCCGCAAGCCAGCCGCCTGATCACCACCGCCACCGGACGTGAAGACGGGCTGGACACGGTAATCAAGGCCATCGGCGATTGGATGCAGGCCCGAACCGCCACGATTTCCGCCGCCGGTCCCGCAACCGCGCCCAATAGCCAGCCCGCAGGCGCATCCCGCGACGCTGCCCTGTCCTTGCCGCTTGAAAACCACCCTGCCCTGCAAATCGCCTATCTCGGCGCCATGGCCGCCGACGAATACCTGTTCCGCCTCAGCGCTGGCGGCCAGCAACGCGAAGACGAACGCCTGCGCCAGGCCTTCGGCCTCACCCAACGCGAATCCGAAGTCCTGCTGTGGATCGCCCGCGGCAAACCCAACCGCGACATCGGCGAAATCCTCGGCCTCGCCGCCCGCACGGTGAACAAGCATCTGGAACAGATCTACGTGAAGCTGGGCGTGGAAAACCGGGCATCTGCGGCGGTGAAGGCGGCGGCGGTATTGAGGGTGGAGTGA
- a CDS encoding hybrid sensor histidine kinase/response regulator — MAARQRIIPVRRQYNRWVADQTLEDYALRFTAKSARRFSSSRISQTAIGAISFLALEAIGGTITLSYGTTNAFFAILVAAVLMLLVGLPISRYAIREGVDIDLLTRGAGFGYIGSTLTSLIYASFTFMLFAIEASIMTGALALAFGIPPSIGYIISAVVVIPLVTYGIQLISKFQLLTQPIWIVLNIAPFVFIAFQDWEKFDLWRAFAGIHQSNAGTHNIAPFRLADFGAASAVILALMPQIGEQVDFLRFLPPEGGRKLHHRFMVFLAGAGWVVLGVPKLLAGSFLAVLTLSTGVSLSEAADPAHMYLAAFGYILPNETLAMLLMVAFVVVSQLKINVMNAYAGSLAWSNFFSRLTHSHPGRVVWLVFNVGIALLLMELGIYRLLEATLGIFSIIAMAWLCTISADLFINKRLGLAPPGIEFKRAHLYDINPVGCGTLLISAGLALCAHFGLFGPLMASLSTFVTLIAFLISPLIAWGTKGKFYLARKPRHAWKNLGHITCSICEHPFEPEDMAWCPAYAAPICSLCCSLDSRCHDMCKPKARLNTQVGTVARTVLPSTVIEKLTTRLGRYAMTSVGAISLVGAILALIAHQVSAASPETEVVVNATILIVFFVFSVIAGIATWFYVLAHDSRLVAEEESYRQNSLLLKEIAAHRKTDAALQTAKETAEAANRAKSRYVVGLSHELRTPLNAVMGYAQLLEQDETIPAPRQSAIRVIRRSADHLSGLIDGLLDISKIEAGRLQVFSAELNIHDFLDQILDMLRPQAEAKGLTFTHIRAKNLPQYVRADEKRLRQILVNLLSNAIKFTDAGTVSFDIAYRSQVASFTVTDTGRGIAEKDLSRIYEPFQRGEADNIRPMPGLGLGLTITKLLTNTLGGEIAVESEKDKGTTFRVRLMLSSVDRPSTAPKAERKILSYDGPRRTIVVVDDNEDHRELMREALAPLDFIVLTATGGPDCLALIEGVKPDLFLVDISMPGMNGWQLVERLRDAGQSAPILMLSANIGDGAVREPGSGGHNDAIPKPVDVKMLRDKLARHLKLRWLYAEDMPPPAPALPAGTPRDPGFAHREDLRKLAEIGYIRGLENKLQELAKTPDMLPFTDELRPFVQAFDMAGLIACLDRYQEGAA, encoded by the coding sequence ATGGCCGCACGCCAACGCATCATTCCCGTCCGACGCCAATATAACCGCTGGGTGGCAGACCAGACGCTGGAAGATTATGCGCTGCGCTTTACCGCCAAAAGCGCCCGCCGGTTTTCCTCCAGCCGGATTTCCCAAACCGCAATCGGGGCGATTTCCTTTCTGGCATTGGAGGCGATCGGCGGCACGATCACGCTGTCCTACGGCACCACCAATGCGTTTTTCGCCATCCTGGTCGCTGCCGTCCTGATGCTGCTGGTCGGCCTGCCGATCAGCCGTTATGCGATCCGCGAAGGCGTCGATATCGATCTTCTGACCCGTGGCGCTGGCTTTGGCTATATCGGCTCGACGCTGACGTCGCTGATCTATGCCAGCTTCACTTTCATGCTGTTTGCCATCGAAGCCTCGATCATGACCGGGGCCTTGGCGCTGGCTTTCGGCATTCCTCCGTCAATCGGCTATATTATTTCGGCTGTTGTCGTCATTCCGCTGGTCACCTACGGCATCCAGCTGATCTCGAAATTCCAACTTCTCACCCAGCCGATCTGGATCGTACTGAATATTGCGCCCTTCGTGTTCATCGCCTTTCAGGACTGGGAGAAGTTCGACCTCTGGCGGGCTTTTGCCGGCATTCACCAATCCAATGCCGGAACGCACAATATCGCGCCGTTTCGCCTCGCTGATTTTGGCGCCGCCTCCGCCGTCATCCTGGCATTGATGCCGCAGATTGGCGAGCAGGTGGATTTCCTGCGCTTCCTGCCGCCGGAAGGCGGGCGCAAACTGCACCACCGTTTCATGGTATTTTTGGCCGGTGCCGGTTGGGTGGTGCTGGGCGTGCCGAAACTGCTGGCTGGCTCCTTCCTGGCGGTGCTGACGCTATCGACCGGTGTCAGTCTGAGCGAGGCCGCCGATCCCGCTCATATGTATCTGGCCGCCTTCGGCTATATTCTGCCCAATGAAACGCTGGCCATGCTGCTAATGGTCGCCTTCGTGGTGGTGTCGCAGCTGAAGATCAACGTGATGAACGCCTATGCAGGCTCGCTCGCCTGGTCCAATTTCTTCTCCCGCCTCACCCATAGCCATCCGGGCCGGGTGGTCTGGCTGGTGTTCAATGTCGGCATCGCGCTGCTGTTGATGGAGCTTGGCATCTACCGGCTGTTGGAAGCGACGCTCGGGATCTTCTCGATCATCGCCATGGCCTGGCTCTGCACCATCTCCGCCGATCTGTTCATCAACAAACGGCTGGGCCTTGCCCCGCCGGGCATCGAGTTCAAGCGCGCCCATCTCTATGACATCAACCCGGTCGGCTGCGGCACGCTGCTGATTTCGGCGGGTCTGGCGCTCTGCGCCCATTTCGGCCTGTTCGGACCGCTGATGGCCTCGCTCTCCACCTTCGTAACGCTGATCGCCTTCCTGATTTCGCCGCTGATCGCCTGGGGCACCAAGGGCAAATTCTATCTGGCCCGCAAGCCGCGCCATGCCTGGAAAAACCTTGGCCATATCACCTGTTCGATCTGCGAACATCCGTTCGAGCCTGAAGATATGGCCTGGTGTCCAGCCTATGCCGCGCCGATCTGTTCGCTGTGCTGCTCGCTGGACAGCCGCTGCCATGACATGTGCAAGCCGAAGGCCCGGCTGAACACCCAGGTCGGCACCGTCGCCCGCACTGTGCTGCCCAGCACGGTGATCGAGAAACTGACGACCCGGCTTGGCCGCTATGCGATGACCAGTGTCGGGGCGATTTCGCTGGTGGGGGCGATCCTGGCGCTGATTGCCCATCAGGTCTCCGCCGCCTCGCCAGAAACCGAAGTGGTGGTCAATGCGACGATCCTGATCGTGTTCTTCGTGTTCTCGGTGATTGCTGGTATCGCCACGTGGTTCTACGTGCTGGCCCATGACAGCCGGCTGGTGGCGGAAGAAGAATCCTACCGCCAGAACAGCCTGCTGTTGAAGGAAATCGCCGCCCACCGCAAAACCGACGCCGCGCTTCAGACCGCCAAGGAAACGGCCGAGGCCGCCAACCGCGCCAAGAGCCGCTATGTGGTTGGCCTCAGCCACGAATTGCGCACGCCGCTCAACGCCGTGATGGGCTATGCGCAATTGCTGGAGCAGGATGAGACCATTCCCGCCCCACGCCAATCCGCCATCCGGGTGATCCGCCGGTCCGCCGACCATCTCTCCGGGCTGATCGACGGGCTGCTGGATATTTCCAAGATCGAGGCGGGACGCTTGCAGGTGTTTTCCGCCGAGTTGAACATCCACGATTTCCTCGACCAGATCCTCGATATGCTGCGCCCGCAGGCCGAGGCCAAGGGCCTGACCTTTACCCACATCCGCGCCAAGAACCTGCCGCAATATGTGCGCGCCGACGAGAAGCGGCTGCGCCAGATCCTCGTCAACCTTCTCTCCAATGCCATCAAATTCACCGATGCGGGCACGGTCAGTTTCGACATCGCCTATCGCAGCCAGGTCGCCAGCTTCACCGTGACCGATACCGGGCGCGGCATAGCTGAAAAGGATCTGAGCCGGATCTACGAACCCTTCCAGCGCGGCGAGGCCGACAATATCCGGCCCATGCCGGGGCTGGGGTTGGGGCTGACCATCACCAAGCTGCTGACCAATACGCTGGGCGGCGAAATTGCCGTGGAGAGCGAAAAGGACAAAGGCACGACCTTCCGGGTGCGGCTGATGCTGTCTTCTGTCGACCGGCCCAGCACGGCACCCAAGGCCGAACGCAAGATCCTCTCCTATGACGGCCCGCGCCGCACGATTGTCGTGGTTGATGACAATGAGGATCACCGCGAACTGATGCGCGAGGCGCTGGCGCCCCTGGATTTCATCGTGCTGACCGCCACTGGTGGGCCGGATTGTCTGGCGCTGATCGAAGGTGTCAAACCCGACCTTTTCCTGGTCGATATTTCCATGCCGGGCATGAATGGCTGGCAATTGGTCGAGCGGCTGCGCGATGCTGGCCAGAGCGCGCCGATCCTGATGCTGTCGGCCAATATCGGCGATGGCGCGGTGCGCGAGCCCGGTTCCGGCGGCCATAACGACGCCATCCCCAAGCCCGTCGACGTGAAAATGCTGCGCGACAAGTTGGCTCGCCACCTGAAACTGCGCTGGCTCTATGCCGAAGACATGCCCCCGCCCGCCCCCGCCTTGCCCGCTGGCACGCCGCGCGACCCCGGCTTTGCCCACCGCGAGGACCTGCGCAAGCTGGCCGAAATCGGCTATATCAGGGGCTTGGAAAACAAATTGCAGGAACTGGCCAAGACACCGGATATGCTGCCCTTCACCGACGAATTGCGCCCCTTCGTCCAGGCTTTCGACATGGCCGGGCTAATCGCCTGTCTTGATCGCTATCAGGAGGGCGCAGCATGA
- a CDS encoding aspartyl/asparaginyl beta-hydroxylase domain-containing protein — MDMPASQTSTGADNEQAFGTSGIQPMDRPSRITRFFMGIVAWAEKLNYKYAKLGNPPVYDNATFPWVAEVEKAYPAIRAELDRILLRQSELPSFQDISTDVKTISTDNRWKTFFLLGFGVKSEANIKACPETWKAMQAIPGLTTVMFSIFEPGKHLPAHRGPYNGVLRLHLGMIVPEPRDQIAIRVKDQICHWEEGKVLIFDDAYEHEAWNHTDKIRVVLFVDFAKPLKFPARLVNWALMNMAIFTPFIREGLDNHNEWEKKFYAEAEKLRNSTAG; from the coding sequence ATGGATATGCCAGCCTCTCAGACTTCGACCGGTGCGGACAACGAACAAGCCTTCGGCACATCAGGCATTCAGCCGATGGACCGGCCAAGCCGCATTACCCGGTTTTTCATGGGCATCGTCGCCTGGGCGGAAAAGCTGAATTACAAATATGCCAAGCTTGGCAATCCACCGGTCTATGACAATGCCACTTTTCCCTGGGTGGCGGAGGTGGAAAAGGCCTATCCGGCCATTCGCGCCGAGCTGGACAGGATCTTGCTGCGCCAGAGTGAGCTGCCGAGCTTTCAGGACATTTCTACCGATGTGAAGACGATTTCCACGGACAATCGCTGGAAGACCTTCTTCCTGCTTGGTTTCGGTGTGAAGTCCGAGGCCAATATCAAGGCCTGCCCGGAAACCTGGAAGGCCATGCAGGCCATTCCAGGCCTGACCACTGTCATGTTCTCGATTTTCGAACCCGGCAAGCATCTGCCCGCCCATCGTGGCCCCTATAACGGTGTGCTGCGCCTGCATCTGGGGATGATCGTGCCGGAACCGCGTGACCAGATCGCCATCCGCGTCAAGGACCAGATCTGCCACTGGGAAGAGGGCAAGGTGCTTATCTTCGACGATGCCTATGAGCACGAAGCCTGGAACCACACCGACAAGATCCGCGTTGTGCTGTTCGTCGATTTCGCCAAGCCGCTGAAATTCCCGGCTCGTCTGGTCAATTGGGCGCTGATGAACATGGCGATCTTCACGCCCTTCATCCGCGAGGGGCTGGACAACCACAATGAGTGGGAAAAGAAATTCTATGCCGAGGCGGAAAAGCTGCGCAACAGCACGGCTGGCTGA
- a CDS encoding HWE histidine kinase domain-containing protein, with product MPPTQTVDLTNCDREPIHIPGSIQPHGCLLACDAEMAKVLRHSANVADMLGLEGPLNGLEVHTLLGDVATHDLRNALATAPSASRPALIPNLRLRPTHHLGKEQLFDVSVHRQRATVIIEFEPAQDGRDPLQLAREMIGRIKDIDDMDKLIRTSARLVRAVLGYDRVMIYRFDNDGSGKVVSEAKSMELESFLGQYFPASDIPQQARKLYMQNSIRVISDASGQKVAIEPELDASGEPLDLSFAHLRSVSPIHLEYLRNMGVGASMSISILLNGELWGLIACHHYREKTLSMAQRVAAELFGEFFSLTLLALKQKHKLDLAHDARQSLDRFLHLASHHENLEALFGECLPEFSSLVPCDGVGLWMNETWTAVGACPPPAEVEPLVRFVNSIADGQTWASHALSQFLPRAESYYETVSGVMVVPLSEIPRDYLVFFRKERLQTLNWAGNPDKSYEIGPLGDRLTPRKSFAIWKEAVTKQSDHWSENDREIAEAIRAVTVKVVLRHNELMQEERNKADIRQRVLNEELNHRVKNILAVIKSLIGVPTRPEHQLRDYVTSLKGRVHALSHAHDQVIRGSGSGNLSELLQAELGPYRTEGTTLSLGGPMVVLDSRAYAVTALVVHELATNAAKYGALSRTGGTLDLTWRWTGEGDCEILWAESGGPTVTAPTRRGFGSALIDRSIPYDLGGKSTVNYNPYGLNAYLLIPARFLSGSGHEPETTHAPPSETETISMANIDKTLPILLVEDQMLIAMDAEMMLGDAGFTTVMTAGSVPEALSQIKVTAPAVAVLDINLGNHTSVPVAQELHQRGIPFLFATGYAERSIIPEAFGDVTIINKPYDGEALADAVMSLLRQPDATTG from the coding sequence ATGCCTCCTACGCAGACCGTTGATCTCACCAATTGCGACCGCGAGCCTATCCATATTCCCGGCAGTATTCAGCCGCATGGTTGCCTGCTGGCCTGCGACGCGGAAATGGCCAAGGTGCTGCGCCATTCCGCCAATGTGGCTGACATGCTGGGGCTGGAGGGGCCGCTGAACGGCCTGGAGGTCCACACGCTTCTGGGCGATGTCGCCACCCACGACTTGCGCAACGCGCTGGCGACGGCGCCTTCGGCTTCTCGTCCGGCGCTCATTCCCAATTTGCGTCTTCGCCCCACTCACCACCTTGGAAAAGAGCAGCTTTTCGACGTCAGCGTGCATCGCCAGCGCGCCACTGTCATCATCGAGTTCGAACCGGCCCAGGACGGGCGCGACCCCTTGCAGCTGGCGCGGGAAATGATCGGCCGGATCAAGGATATCGACGACATGGACAAACTGATCCGCACCTCCGCAAGGCTGGTGCGGGCGGTGCTCGGCTATGACCGGGTGATGATCTACCGCTTCGACAATGACGGCTCCGGCAAGGTGGTAAGCGAGGCCAAGTCGATGGAGCTGGAAAGCTTCCTTGGCCAGTATTTCCCGGCATCCGACATTCCCCAGCAGGCCCGCAAGCTCTATATGCAAAATTCCATCCGGGTGATTTCCGATGCAAGCGGCCAAAAGGTGGCGATCGAGCCGGAGCTGGATGCGTCCGGTGAGCCGCTCGACCTGTCCTTTGCGCATTTGCGCAGCGTTTCGCCCATCCATCTGGAATATCTGCGCAATATGGGCGTCGGCGCGTCCATGTCGATCTCGATCCTGCTCAACGGCGAGCTTTGGGGCCTGATCGCCTGCCATCATTACCGCGAAAAGACCCTGTCGATGGCGCAACGGGTCGCGGCTGAATTGTTTGGCGAGTTTTTCTCCCTGACACTGCTTGCCCTGAAGCAGAAGCACAAGCTTGACCTGGCCCATGATGCGCGCCAGTCGCTGGACCGCTTTCTGCATCTTGCCTCCCACCACGAAAATCTCGAGGCGCTGTTTGGCGAATGCCTGCCGGAATTCAGCAGCCTTGTGCCCTGCGATGGCGTTGGCCTGTGGATGAACGAGACCTGGACGGCGGTTGGTGCCTGTCCGCCGCCTGCCGAAGTTGAACCGCTGGTGCGCTTCGTCAACAGCATTGCCGATGGACAGACCTGGGCCAGCCACGCCCTCTCCCAATTTCTGCCCAGAGCCGAAAGCTATTATGAGACGGTCTCCGGCGTCATGGTAGTGCCGCTCTCGGAAATTCCCCGCGACTATCTGGTGTTTTTCCGCAAGGAACGGCTGCAAACCCTCAATTGGGCCGGCAATCCCGATAAATCCTATGAGATCGGTCCGCTGGGCGACCGGCTGACGCCGCGCAAGAGCTTCGCCATCTGGAAGGAAGCGGTCACAAAGCAATCGGACCATTGGAGCGAAAACGACAGGGAAATTGCGGAGGCCATTCGCGCCGTCACCGTCAAGGTCGTGCTCCGGCACAACGAGCTGATGCAGGAAGAGCGCAACAAGGCCGACATCCGTCAGCGCGTGCTGAATGAGGAATTGAACCACCGGGTCAAGAATATTCTGGCGGTGATCAAGTCGCTGATCGGTGTTCCGACCCGGCCGGAACACCAGTTGAGGGATTATGTCACCTCGCTGAAGGGCCGCGTCCACGCCCTGTCCCATGCCCATGACCAGGTGATCCGCGGCAGCGGCAGCGGCAACCTGAGCGAGTTGCTACAGGCCGAGCTTGGACCTTACCGCACCGAGGGTACCACACTCTCGCTTGGTGGCCCGATGGTCGTGCTCGATAGCCGCGCCTATGCCGTCACGGCCCTGGTTGTCCACGAACTTGCGACCAATGCGGCGAAATACGGAGCACTTTCGCGCACAGGTGGCACACTTGACTTGACTTGGCGCTGGACGGGAGAGGGAGATTGTGAAATTCTGTGGGCGGAAAGCGGCGGGCCAACGGTGACCGCGCCGACACGCCGGGGCTTTGGCTCCGCCTTGATAGACCGTAGCATTCCCTATGACCTCGGTGGTAAGAGCACCGTGAATTATAACCCATACGGCCTGAATGCGTATCTTTTGATTCCTGCCCGTTTCCTGTCCGGTTCCGGACACGAGCCGGAAACCACACATGCCCCGCCCTCCGAGACAGAGACCATATCCATGGCCAATATCGACAAAACCCTGCCGATCCTGCTGGTTGAAGACCAGATGCTGATTGCGATGGATGCCGAAATGATGCTGGGCGATGCCGGTTTCACCACGGTCATGACAGCAGGCTCCGTGCCAGAAGCCTTGTCGCAAATTAAGGTCACAGCCCCTGCCGTGGCCGTGCTCGACATCAACCTTGGCAATCATACCTCGGTGCCCGTAGCCCAGGAGTTGCACCAGCGCGGCATTCCCTTTCTGTTTGCCACCGGCTATGCCGAGCGGTCGATCATTCCGGAAGCCTTCGGCGACGTCACCATCATCAACAAACCCTATGATGGCGAGGCGCTGGCCGATGCGGTGATGAGCCTGTTGCGCCAGCCGGACGCCACCACCGGCTAA